The sequence below is a genomic window from Leptolyngbya sp. SIO1E4.
TTCCTCCTCGGTCGAAAACCACCTGGCGGATACCTTTCTCAAGTGCGCGTTCAGCAATCAGCTTACCCACAACGGCTGAACCCGCTTGAACAGCCCCATTTCCCTGCTCTTTGACTGAGGGTTCCAGGGTAGATGCTGCCGCTAAAGTGTGATGGGCAGTATCGTCAATAATTTGAGCATAGATATGCTGATTAGAACGAAAAACCGCCAATCGAGGTTTTTCTGGAGTTCCAAAAACACGCCGTCGGATTCGAGCGTGACGGCGACGGGTTAGTTCCTTACGACTTGCCTTCATGGCTTACTTCTTCCCTGCTTTACCAGCCTTACGTCGAATTCGCTCGCCTGCATATCGCACTCCCTTGCCTTTGTAGGGCTCCGGAGGGCGTGCTGCTCGAATCTTGGCAGCAACGTTGCCGACAACTTCCTTGTCGATGCCACTCACAATCACATTTGTATTGCTTTCAACCGCGAACTGAATTCCCTCGGGCGGTTCAAAAACAACGGGATGGCTGTACCCTAGACTCATATTCAGGGTCCGACCTTGAACTTGAGCCCGGTAACCTACTCCTTGAATTTCCAAGCGCTTTTGAAATCCGCTGGCCACCCCTTCAATCATATTGGCAATCAAGGTTCGGCATAACCCATGGCGTTCTCGGGCTTTTCGAGACTCATCCTCGCGTTCTACAAGAATAATGTCTCCCTCCTGATTCACCACAACTCCGGTAGGGAGGACACGAGAAAGTTCTCCTTTTGGCCCCTTTACTGTGATTGCCTGACCATCAATGGT
It includes:
- a CDS encoding 50S ribosomal protein L18, with translation MKASRKELTRRRHARIRRRVFGTPEKPRLAVFRSNQHIYAQIIDDTAHHTLAAASTLEPSVKEQGNGAVQAGSAVVGKLIAERALEKGIRQVVFDRGGKLYHGRIAALADAAREAGLSF
- the rplF gene encoding 50S ribosomal protein L6, with protein sequence MSRIGKRPIPVPGKVTVTIDGQAITVKGPKGELSRVLPTGVVVNQEGDIILVEREDESRKARERHGLCRTLIANMIEGVASGFQKRLEIQGVGYRAQVQGRTLNMSLGYSHPVVFEPPEGIQFAVESNTNVIVSGIDKEVVGNVAAKIRAARPPEPYKGKGVRYAGERIRRKAGKAGKK